Proteins from one Desulfonema limicola genomic window:
- the cmr4 gene encoding type III-B CRISPR module RAMP protein Cmr4, whose protein sequence is MINKIFTIHTLSPVHCGIGQGLNDIDLPTARNSISGHPIIPASSIKGVLKEAFLNKETGCQNEIESLFGSDSGDFASAVSIGDANLLALPVRSFYGTFAYLVSPYTLMQLKTLFKRIGSTDILPAIPEVGLEENNYKVFLTENSLLKGNNNLVLFEEMDLLAVQNNRLADEWADIIASLYFNDDEGKEIFKKRFAIIDDNALNFCCESGLPVDARIAIDVETGTVKDGALWYEETIPPETLFVGIIGIDRSYNKNNKATDIELKDFLTKSDEIYFQVGGKYTTGKGFVSLKFNERT, encoded by the coding sequence ATGATAAATAAGATATTTACAATTCACACACTTTCACCGGTTCATTGTGGAATCGGGCAGGGACTAAATGATATAGATCTTCCAACTGCAAGAAACAGTATTTCTGGTCATCCGATTATTCCTGCTTCGTCTATTAAAGGTGTTTTAAAAGAGGCATTTTTAAATAAAGAAACTGGTTGCCAGAATGAAATTGAATCATTATTTGGATCAGATTCCGGTGATTTTGCTTCTGCTGTTTCCATAGGTGATGCAAATCTTCTTGCCCTGCCTGTAAGATCCTTTTATGGAACTTTTGCATACCTTGTTTCACCATATACCTTGATGCAGTTGAAAACATTATTCAAGCGAATAGGTTCAACAGATATACTACCAGCTATCCCTGAAGTTGGTTTGGAAGAGAATAATTACAAAGTATTTCTTACAGAAAATTCTCTTCTTAAAGGAAACAATAATTTAGTTCTTTTTGAAGAAATGGATCTTTTAGCAGTTCAAAATAACAGGCTTGCTGATGAATGGGCGGATATTATAGCTTCGTTATATTTCAATGATGATGAAGGTAAGGAAATCTTTAAAAAAAGGTTTGCAATTATTGATGATAATGCTCTCAATTTCTGCTGTGAAAGCGGCTTGCCTGTTGATGCAAGGATTGCCATTGATGTTGAAACAGGTACAGTAAAAGACGGAGCTTTATGGTATGAGGAAACTATTCCCCCGGAAACGCTTTTTGTAGGTATAATTGGAATTGACCGTTCTTACAACAAGAATAACAAAGCAACTGATATAGAGTTAAAAGATTTTTTAACAAAATCAGATGAAATATATTTTCAAGTTGGTGGAAAATATACAACTGGCAAAGGTTTTGTTTCTCTTAAATTTAACGAAAGGACATAA
- a CDS encoding NB-ARC domain-containing protein, producing the protein MKKKIWENVWQDMEKMPLDTLGLLKKEAARKIRWARFAFDPKKSMYSVGTDPRFKKIFPKTNGYSEYKFKEVENGEFGKKIEGFRSFITGIAQYYNVPANIFIDENITKVQFQNMIRRGWEDICNQEDCMQNRGQSLGFDWGQAPDISFFYGRDKELELMNQWIKNQKSRIIVIAGMGGIGKTKLAVKYVSDYAEKSGDFDFIIWRSLVNAPEPFHILDEWIHFFSEYRQTDIPLDMNGKMKLLFHYLCRYSCLMVLDNLETVLEKSGKAGTFRQGFEAYGQILTQIGEMPHKSCLILTGRERPGVIERISGHRKHARVLNLEGIDCKQGFNIFKDAGISWASKTEITAVTDIYKGNPLALELAAKHIDSVFFGSVFDFLNSGSFVFDDIEDLLKEHFDRLSIQEQEVLFWLAINRAPVSISCLKQDIVSPVSQSKLPSTIQSLLRRLPLERTEKGFSLQPVIMDFITEIFINQICLEIREHKINLFNTHAIMKAVSEDYIRKAQKKLIAAQIIKRSCFNAPGNQEFKENLDLLLKKTKNLDQNTGGYAGGNIINLLCVLEQDLSGYDFSGMNICQAFLQGVQLHKVDFSRSEFLYSVFTQPVGTIITLAVSPDGLYLAVADTSRDIHIRDTESGHLVYTLKGHENWIRGLDFSYDNSMLASCGEDKTLRVWDMQTGLCLKVFKGHKDRVEDIAFDNTGQLLASAGYDRQVCIWDVKKGTCAAVLKGHKGPVYSCVFGPGKNMLASAGADKTIRIYNIKEKKSCARNLKAHQGGVRAIAFNQDKTIMASGGEDCSIYLWETLDFKNLDILKGHKSRIRTLAFSNNNILVSAGEDQKIMVWDIKKGECIKILYGHSNRIRSLAFGPDHTTLYTGSDDQTLRKWNLTQGECLKTFTGYTNYIRSVKFSPNGKQAAGCSQEHGADIWDLKTNQIVKTLPTKGHWALSSEFAENTWYIFTTGEDLNICIWDTDSGRVIQTLSGHENWVREILMSLDAGIISCSDDCSIKIWNRKTGQCINTLKGHLDRVSSLALSFNSLWLASGSYDWDVRIWNMKSGKCAKILKGHEGRVECLAFSPDNKFLASGSGDQAIRIWDYKTGRCIYFLKGHENWVKALAFCPESRFLASGSEDCTIRIWDMKQGKCLKILNGHNNWIMSLNFNPIDRTLASSSVDGSIKLWNITTGLCLKTLCPPRPYEGMNIQGTRGLSRSQKNMLRLLGAK; encoded by the coding sequence ATGAAAAAGAAAATCTGGGAAAATGTGTGGCAGGATATGGAGAAGATGCCCCTTGATACACTTGGATTGTTAAAAAAAGAAGCAGCCAGGAAAATACGCTGGGCAAGATTTGCCTTTGATCCAAAAAAATCTATGTATTCTGTTGGCACAGATCCCAGGTTTAAAAAAATATTTCCAAAAACCAATGGTTACTCAGAATATAAATTCAAAGAAGTGGAAAACGGGGAATTTGGGAAAAAAATTGAGGGATTTCGCAGTTTTATTACTGGAATTGCACAATATTATAATGTGCCTGCAAATATTTTTATTGATGAAAATATTACAAAGGTTCAATTTCAAAATATGATACGCCGGGGCTGGGAAGATATTTGTAACCAGGAAGATTGTATGCAAAACAGGGGTCAATCTCTGGGTTTTGACTGGGGACAGGCTCCTGATATATCTTTTTTTTATGGCCGGGATAAAGAACTGGAGCTTATGAACCAGTGGATTAAAAATCAAAAATCCAGGATCATAGTTATAGCAGGAATGGGCGGAATAGGCAAAACCAAGCTGGCGGTAAAATATGTTTCAGATTATGCGGAAAAAAGCGGAGATTTTGATTTTATAATCTGGCGTTCCCTGGTTAATGCTCCAGAGCCTTTTCATATCCTTGATGAATGGATACATTTTTTCTCTGAATACAGGCAGACAGATATTCCCCTGGACATGAACGGAAAAATGAAGCTCTTATTTCATTACCTTTGCAGGTATTCGTGCCTCATGGTTTTGGATAACCTGGAAACAGTTCTGGAAAAAAGCGGAAAAGCCGGTACCTTCAGGCAGGGATTTGAAGCATACGGACAGATACTTACCCAGATCGGCGAAATGCCCCATAAAAGCTGTCTTATTCTCACAGGAAGGGAAAGGCCTGGGGTAATAGAGCGGATTTCAGGACACCGGAAACATGCCAGGGTTTTAAACCTTGAAGGCATTGACTGTAAACAAGGATTTAATATATTCAAAGACGCAGGAATTTCCTGGGCATCAAAAACCGAAATCACTGCTGTAACAGACATATACAAAGGCAATCCCCTTGCTTTGGAACTGGCTGCAAAACATATTGACTCTGTATTTTTCGGCAGTGTTTTTGATTTTTTAAACAGCGGTTCTTTTGTATTTGACGATATTGAAGACCTTTTAAAAGAACATTTTGACCGGCTTTCAATCCAGGAACAGGAGGTTTTGTTCTGGCTTGCCATAAACCGGGCACCGGTTTCCATTTCCTGCTTAAAACAGGATATAGTTTCACCTGTTTCACAATCAAAACTTCCGTCAACAATTCAGTCCCTTTTGCGCCGCCTTCCCCTGGAAAGAACAGAAAAAGGATTCTCACTCCAGCCTGTTATCATGGATTTTATCACAGAAATATTCATAAACCAGATATGCCTGGAAATAAGAGAACATAAGATAAATCTTTTTAATACCCATGCAATCATGAAAGCTGTGTCTGAGGATTATATTAGAAAAGCACAAAAAAAACTTATAGCAGCACAGATAATCAAAAGATCATGTTTTAATGCTCCTGGAAATCAGGAATTTAAGGAAAATCTTGACCTGCTTCTTAAAAAAACCAAAAACCTGGATCAAAACACCGGCGGCTATGCTGGCGGCAATATTATCAATCTTTTATGTGTTCTGGAACAGGATTTATCAGGATATGATTTTTCAGGCATGAATATCTGCCAGGCATTTCTCCAGGGAGTACAGCTTCATAAGGTTGATTTTTCAAGATCAGAATTTCTATATTCTGTTTTTACCCAGCCTGTCGGTACAATAATTACCCTGGCTGTAAGCCCTGACGGCCTGTATCTGGCTGTTGCAGATACCAGCAGGGACATACACATAAGAGATACAGAAAGCGGACATCTGGTTTATACCTTAAAAGGCCATGAAAACTGGATACGGGGACTTGATTTTTCATATGATAATTCAATGCTGGCAAGCTGCGGAGAAGATAAGACCCTGAGAGTTTGGGATATGCAGACAGGCTTGTGTTTAAAGGTTTTTAAAGGACATAAAGACAGGGTGGAAGATATTGCTTTTGATAATACAGGACAATTGCTTGCAAGTGCAGGATATGACAGACAGGTCTGTATATGGGATGTAAAAAAAGGGACGTGCGCAGCAGTTTTAAAAGGTCATAAAGGGCCTGTTTATTCCTGTGTATTCGGCCCTGGTAAAAATATGCTTGCCAGTGCAGGTGCAGATAAAACCATACGCATTTATAATATTAAAGAAAAAAAAAGCTGTGCCAGGAACTTAAAAGCCCATCAGGGCGGTGTAAGAGCAATTGCCTTTAACCAGGACAAAACTATAATGGCAAGCGGCGGGGAAGACTGCAGTATATATTTATGGGAAACCCTGGATTTTAAGAACCTGGATATTTTAAAAGGCCATAAAAGCAGAATACGAACCCTTGCATTCAGCAATAATAATATTCTGGTTTCAGCAGGTGAAGATCAAAAGATCATGGTATGGGATATTAAAAAAGGTGAATGTATAAAAATTCTTTATGGTCATTCCAATAGAATCCGCTCCCTTGCTTTTGGCCCTGACCATACAACCCTTTATACCGGCAGCGATGACCAAACCCTGAGAAAATGGAATCTCACACAAGGCGAATGCTTAAAAACCTTTACAGGATATACCAATTATATCAGGTCTGTAAAGTTTTCTCCTAATGGAAAACAAGCAGCCGGATGCAGCCAGGAACATGGCGCAGATATCTGGGATTTGAAAACAAATCAAATTGTCAAAACCCTTCCAACAAAAGGGCACTGGGCATTAAGTTCTGAATTTGCAGAAAATACCTGGTATATTTTTACTACAGGAGAGGATTTAAATATCTGTATATGGGATACAGATTCAGGCCGGGTAATTCAAACCCTTTCAGGTCATGAAAACTGGGTCAGGGAAATCCTCATGAGTCTTGATGCCGGGATTATAAGCTGCAGTGATGACTGCAGTATCAAGATATGGAACAGGAAAACCGGACAATGCATCAATACCCTGAAAGGCCATTTAGACAGGGTTTCTTCCCTGGCACTTTCTTTTAACAGCCTTTGGCTGGCAAGCGGAAGTTATGACTGGGATGTCAGGATCTGGAATATGAAATCAGGCAAATGCGCAAAAATATTAAAAGGACATGAAGGCAGGGTTGAATGCCTGGCTTTTAGTCCAGACAATAAATTTCTTGCCAGCGGCAGCGGGGATCAGGCCATAAGAATATGGGATTATAAAACCGGCAGATGCATCTATTTTTTAAAAGGACATGAAAACTGGGTAAAAGCCCTTGCATTCTGCCCTGAATCCAGATTCCTGGCATCAGGAAGCGAAGACTGCACCATAAGAATATGGGATATGAAACAAGGAAAATGTTTAAAGATTTTAAATGGTCATAACAACTGGATCATGTCCCTGAATTTTAATCCCATAGACCGCACCCTTGCAAGCAGCAGTGTTGACGGGTCAATTAAATTATGGAATATAACAACAGGTCTATGCTTAAAAACCCTTTGTCCCCCGCGTCCCTATGAAGGCATGAATATACAGGGAACCAGGGGCTTGAGCCGCAGCCAGAAAAATATGCTCAGGCTGCTGGGAGCAAAATGA
- the cmr1 gene encoding type III-B CRISPR module RAMP protein Cmr1 — MRKKQLCHTPEEFTPSASGGIIRKHYQFELITPMFGGDAESWKLDLKNPVRGQSVKGQLRFWWRTMQNINDHSLLLDTENSVWGGKTADYKNGSKSKVLLSISEVEIGDKVCAEMANKYAVKDDVMPTNVLFPITSLVKNLESIYFITKMKFTLNISFPESKKNEIINTLKLWTLLGGIGARTRRGTGSIYCKELLEGLESQKDILSFFKDAASGETDDLEYSRIAGVKFFSQTINSGDTAKIWHSFLESYGKFRQDRPQGKPPGRSYWPEPDAIRLITGQFPDVHTPVHPDGKWFPRAAFGLPILTKFTGDNEPGNGNNINLEPDIGTGERYPSPVILKVIRLNNGTILKCAIVLNQKFPQRLVLKVRHENYNITGKMLPFHSGYETTKDMRKGHPLNGNTIYENLANHLSLSEVK; from the coding sequence ATGAGAAAAAAACAGTTATGTCATACACCTGAAGAATTTACTCCGTCAGCTTCTGGTGGAATTATCAGGAAACACTATCAATTTGAATTGATTACTCCAATGTTTGGAGGAGATGCAGAAAGCTGGAAGCTTGACTTGAAAAATCCAGTCAGGGGTCAGTCAGTAAAAGGACAGCTTCGTTTCTGGTGGCGAACTATGCAGAATATAAACGATCATAGTCTTTTACTTGATACTGAAAATAGTGTGTGGGGCGGAAAAACAGCCGATTATAAAAATGGAAGCAAATCTAAAGTATTGCTTTCAATAAGTGAAGTTGAAATTGGAGATAAGGTATGTGCTGAAATGGCTAATAAATATGCTGTAAAAGATGATGTTATGCCAACTAATGTGTTATTTCCCATTACCTCATTAGTAAAAAATCTGGAAAGCATATATTTTATAACAAAAATGAAATTTACGTTGAATATTTCTTTTCCTGAATCAAAGAAAAATGAAATAATTAATACTCTTAAACTATGGACGCTCTTAGGCGGCATTGGTGCAAGAACAAGAAGAGGTACAGGCTCTATTTACTGTAAAGAACTTCTTGAAGGGCTGGAAAGTCAAAAAGATATTTTATCTTTTTTTAAGGATGCTGCAAGTGGTGAAACTGATGATCTAGAATATTCAAGAATTGCAGGTGTGAAATTTTTCTCTCAAACTATAAACAGTGGTGATACAGCAAAAATATGGCACAGTTTTCTTGAAAGTTATGGAAAATTCCGTCAAGACAGGCCACAAGGTAAACCTCCAGGCCGCTCTTACTGGCCTGAACCTGATGCTATTCGTTTAATTACAGGTCAATTTCCTGATGTTCATACTCCTGTGCATCCTGATGGTAAATGGTTTCCCCGCGCTGCATTTGGACTTCCTATATTAACAAAATTTACAGGTGATAATGAACCTGGAAATGGAAATAATATTAATCTGGAACCAGATATAGGAACCGGAGAACGTTATCCATCCCCTGTGATTTTAAAAGTTATTAGGTTGAATAATGGTACAATATTAAAATGTGCAATTGTTCTTAATCAGAAATTTCCCCAACGACTGGTTTTAAAGGTAAGACATGAAAACTACAACATTACCGGTAAGATGCTGCCTTTCCACTCTGGATATGAAACAACAAAAGATATGCGGAAAGGGCATCCGTTAAACGGTAATACCATTTATGAAAATCTTGCAAATCACCTTAGTCTTTCGGAGGTAAAGTAA
- a CDS encoding putative CRISPR-associated protein: MKKFILSPCGTSILTNQASPQEKKLVFKYANEKKKDDITQEEDRDKLELLIKRSQSSIATADHKKASELSAELNGIIKIYGGQIPSNNDFHFLLSTDTWLGNETAKIVEEWLKLKNNNFAIDVYRQIDLQTNDITAFQLSLSDLIKKLAKEIPEYSNAGYKIMFNLTGGFKSIQGFLQSIANFYADETIYIFETATELMRIPRLPVRMDAIETIENNLIAFRKMNAGFSVSYKEINDIPETLLLKIGSDFSLSPWGGLLFSESKTIIYGKKLFPSPDSKIVYSDRFQSHVETLQAGRIILINERIDQLMQYLNDSKYNPPSLDFKKLKGKPLKKSTHEMDAWPDLDAKRIFGHFENEIFVLDKLDKGLH; encoded by the coding sequence ATGAAAAAATTTATATTATCACCATGCGGTACGAGTATTTTAACAAACCAAGCTTCACCTCAAGAGAAAAAACTTGTTTTTAAGTATGCTAATGAGAAAAAAAAAGATGATATCACTCAAGAAGAAGATAGAGACAAATTAGAACTTCTAATAAAGAGATCACAATCTTCTATTGCTACTGCAGACCATAAAAAAGCATCTGAATTGTCAGCAGAATTAAATGGAATAATTAAAATTTATGGTGGTCAGATTCCATCAAATAATGATTTCCATTTTTTACTGAGTACAGATACATGGCTGGGGAATGAAACTGCAAAGATTGTAGAGGAATGGCTCAAACTTAAAAACAATAATTTTGCTATTGATGTATATCGGCAGATTGATCTGCAAACAAATGATATTACAGCATTTCAATTATCATTGTCAGATTTGATCAAAAAATTAGCCAAAGAAATACCAGAGTACTCAAACGCAGGCTATAAAATAATGTTTAATCTGACTGGCGGATTTAAAAGCATACAAGGTTTTCTGCAAAGTATCGCTAATTTTTATGCCGATGAAACCATTTATATTTTTGAAACAGCCACGGAACTAATGCGAATACCAAGATTGCCAGTTCGAATGGATGCAATTGAAACAATAGAAAATAATCTAATAGCTTTTCGAAAGATGAATGCAGGTTTTTCTGTTTCATACAAAGAAATAAATGATATACCAGAAACATTACTCCTTAAAATAGGTAGTGATTTTTCTCTTTCACCTTGGGGTGGGTTGCTTTTTTCTGAATCAAAAACAATAATATATGGGAAAAAATTATTTCCTTCTCCCGATTCAAAAATAGTATATTCTGATAGATTTCAATCTCATGTTGAAACACTTCAAGCTGGCAGAATAATACTGATAAATGAAAGAATAGATCAACTCATGCAGTATTTAAATGATTCAAAATACAATCCACCATCTTTAGACTTCAAGAAATTAAAAGGAAAGCCTTTGAAAAAATCAACCCATGAAATGGATGCATGGCCAGATTTAGATGCAAAAAGAATTTTTGGACATTTTGAAAACGAAATTTTTGTATTGGATAAACTTGATAAAGGTTTACATTGA
- a CDS encoding type III-B CRISPR module-associated Cmr3 family protein, whose protein sequence is MRYKLTTDEVLILRDGRPFGDSGIFGGISLKWPYPQTIAGMVRTSVGLKQDECYFDQSDKREENLEKILSIGISKILPSAFLNNQWTPLMPVPADLVFTENENNEYLNVNPILYKSIEDSSGTDIKNRLWMIPSVDLRTKPAKEIPFFTHWIFFQKYLAGKLTSDTAFSFQDIGINLPIHDFRVHNAIDNNTYVTEESRLFSNNGFYMKSKSGSILIDLAIFFDVTNADVNISGDAYLGGERKRVVLTKSESEFVKIPDYFENKKFLKIILTTQGDFGGWCPEWLLPNFDAETIEWVNIPGTNFEIRLRSACVNGWEGVSGWDFAKKQPKSMKKLVRPGAVYLIEIKDVNQSSDIAKYLWGCNLFSKKNENNGYGQCIIGLAEVEETV, encoded by the coding sequence ATGAGATATAAACTGACAACTGATGAAGTATTAATTTTACGAGACGGTCGCCCTTTTGGTGATTCAGGTATCTTTGGGGGCATATCTTTAAAATGGCCGTATCCGCAAACAATAGCCGGAATGGTTCGTACCTCTGTGGGTCTGAAACAGGATGAATGTTATTTTGATCAATCAGATAAAAGAGAAGAAAATTTAGAAAAAATTCTCTCAATAGGAATTTCAAAAATTCTTCCATCAGCTTTTCTGAATAATCAATGGACTCCGCTTATGCCTGTTCCGGCAGATCTGGTTTTCACAGAAAATGAAAATAATGAGTACCTTAATGTAAATCCTATTTTATATAAGAGTATTGAAGACAGTTCAGGAACTGATATTAAAAACAGGTTATGGATGATTCCATCAGTTGATTTACGGACAAAACCTGCAAAGGAGATTCCTTTTTTTACGCATTGGATATTTTTTCAAAAATATTTAGCAGGAAAATTAACATCAGATACAGCTTTTTCTTTTCAGGATATTGGTATTAATCTGCCAATTCATGATTTTAGAGTTCATAATGCAATAGACAATAACACTTATGTAACTGAAGAAAGCAGACTCTTTTCTAATAACGGTTTTTATATGAAAAGTAAAAGCGGCAGCATTCTCATTGATCTTGCAATATTTTTTGATGTTACAAATGCTGATGTGAATATCTCAGGAGATGCTTATCTGGGCGGAGAACGGAAAAGGGTTGTGCTTACTAAATCGGAATCTGAATTTGTAAAAATTCCTGATTATTTTGAAAATAAAAAATTTCTTAAAATTATTCTTACAACACAGGGTGATTTTGGAGGCTGGTGTCCTGAATGGCTTTTACCGAATTTTGATGCAGAAACAATTGAATGGGTTAATATTCCAGGTACAAATTTTGAAATCAGACTCCGATCTGCATGTGTGAATGGATGGGAAGGTGTCAGTGGATGGGATTTTGCAAAAAAACAGCCAAAATCTATGAAAAAACTGGTCAGGCCTGGAGCTGTTTATCTGATCGAAATCAAAGATGTTAATCAATCATCTGATATAGCCAAATATTTATGGGGATGTAATTTGTTTTCAAAAAAAAATGAAAATAATGGTTATGGACAATGTATTATTGGACTGGCTGAAGTTGAAGAAACGGTTTAA
- the cas10 gene encoding type III-B CRISPR-associated protein Cas10/Cmr2 has product MEKYLIQATIGPVQDFIASARKLRDLWFGSYFLSELSKTIARSFKEQGANLIFPSIASSDDLAKDSSLIVANKIFAELETENSPAYVIEKAKIAWVLHRKEFAAKTLEKIKKIKKIKINQDLFNKQIEDSGEFFGAWVKLTDDYKSSKVKLEKLLAGRKNTREFYAPAWDGTGIPKNSLDGIREAVTGDNQEEIIGLIKKNEKLDTLGLIKRCYPLTRPNKKLFDDLSKVAIQPWLKGVSLNHYDILVKKFISNFIEEPLDQDKINQINPVDYADKFYLENKELIKVKNAYSDYKTLSKIIGIPNKYACIIVGDGDNMGKTLDMIISSEGHQTFTRLLGMFAQDIEKTISDLDGSLIYAGGDDVMAYVPLDSMIECADIVRKKFAETMKKIFDELSLTGKQPTFSIGAAIVHHSMPLDQALNTARKAEQTAKKYVSSKKEKKNALAVIQKKRGGSELVVCDNWEKSQDEKAGIINRFTTMCSLYKNEKLPSTLAYQLRQASISSGDKLKFEYSDKDKRIVPLNAASVSVLRIFDQKEHSEILKNLLLNQESIRKLSDELVIANQISYAQKLSRGDFSNEI; this is encoded by the coding sequence ATGGAAAAATATCTTATTCAGGCGACAATAGGCCCTGTACAGGATTTTATTGCTTCAGCCAGAAAATTGAGAGATTTATGGTTTGGTTCATATTTTCTGTCAGAGCTTTCAAAAACAATTGCCCGATCTTTTAAAGAACAGGGGGCAAATCTTATTTTTCCAAGTATTGCTTCTTCTGATGATCTTGCAAAAGATTCGTCTCTTATAGTTGCAAACAAAATTTTTGCAGAATTGGAAACGGAAAATTCGCCTGCTTATGTAATTGAAAAAGCTAAAATTGCCTGGGTTTTACATCGAAAAGAGTTTGCAGCAAAAACTCTTGAAAAAATAAAAAAGATAAAAAAGATAAAAATAAATCAAGATCTGTTTAATAAGCAGATTGAAGATTCAGGCGAATTTTTTGGGGCATGGGTCAAGCTTACTGATGATTATAAATCTTCAAAAGTAAAACTGGAAAAACTGCTTGCGGGCCGTAAAAATACTCGTGAATTTTATGCACCTGCCTGGGATGGCACAGGAATTCCTAAAAACAGTCTTGATGGAATTAGAGAGGCTGTTACAGGTGATAATCAGGAGGAAATTATTGGACTTATTAAAAAAAACGAAAAACTAGATACGTTGGGACTTATTAAAAGGTGTTATCCTTTAACCAGACCTAATAAAAAACTATTTGATGATTTATCAAAAGTTGCGATTCAACCCTGGTTAAAAGGTGTTTCTTTAAATCATTACGATATTCTGGTAAAAAAATTTATAAGCAATTTTATTGAAGAACCATTAGATCAGGATAAAATAAATCAAATTAATCCCGTTGATTATGCTGATAAATTTTATCTGGAAAATAAAGAATTAATAAAAGTCAAAAATGCGTATTCTGACTATAAAACTCTTTCAAAAATAATAGGAATTCCCAATAAATATGCATGTATTATAGTAGGTGATGGCGATAATATGGGCAAAACTCTTGATATGATAATCAGCTCTGAAGGCCATCAGACTTTTACCCGTCTTCTTGGAATGTTTGCACAAGATATTGAAAAAACAATATCAGATTTAGATGGATCTTTAATATATGCAGGTGGCGATGATGTAATGGCGTATGTTCCATTGGATTCCATGATTGAATGTGCAGACATTGTAAGAAAAAAGTTTGCAGAAACCATGAAAAAAATTTTTGACGAACTCTCTCTTACAGGAAAACAGCCAACATTCAGTATTGGCGCAGCTATTGTTCATCACTCCATGCCTCTTGATCAAGCACTTAATACTGCAAGAAAAGCAGAACAAACAGCCAAAAAATATGTGTCTTCAAAAAAAGAGAAAAAAAATGCACTGGCTGTTATTCAGAAAAAACGCGGCGGAAGTGAACTTGTAGTTTGTGATAACTGGGAAAAAAGTCAAGATGAAAAAGCTGGTATTATTAACAGATTTACAACAATGTGCAGCCTGTATAAAAATGAAAAACTGCCGTCAACATTAGCTTATCAGCTTAGGCAGGCTTCAATAAGTTCTGGTGATAAATTGAAATTCGAATATTCAGATAAGGATAAACGTATTGTTCCGTTAAACGCCGCATCAGTATCAGTATTAAGGATATTTGATCAAAAGGAACATTCTGAAATATTAAAAAACCTGCTTTTAAATCAGGAGTCTATCCGTAAGTTATCAGATGAACTTGTTATTGCCAATCAGATATCATATGCCCAAAAACTTAGCAGAGGGGATTTTAGCAATGAGATATAA
- the cas6 gene encoding CRISPR system precrRNA processing endoribonuclease RAMP protein Cas6 has protein sequence MRWGKYEFICSFNNHAMLPKYKGSTFRGVFGHALKKVVCALKNQECINCMLRTQCIYPLVFETPTVRSPPENSNISAVPHPFVIEPPMTLQTEFYKNDSFNFNLLLFGDMNNNLPYFIYAFDQMGKAGVGTKINGSRGSFSLNKVIYMDKTIYSDMEKKLAMTQPLENLWKHYSENLYNQVSRIQLTLETPLRFKRNNRLSDELPFHVLVRLMLRRVSSLMTCYGSGEPLIDYKELVKKAEHVQVENSNFQWFDWQRYSTRQEQKMSMGGIAGTVIYKGELDEFMPLIDFCTKVHIGKQTTFGLGKVFVEMV, from the coding sequence ATGCGCTGGGGAAAATATGAATTTATCTGTTCTTTTAACAATCACGCCATGCTTCCCAAATACAAAGGCTCAACATTCAGAGGAGTTTTCGGACATGCTCTTAAAAAAGTTGTATGTGCATTAAAAAACCAGGAATGCATAAATTGTATGCTGCGTACCCAATGTATTTACCCCCTGGTATTTGAAACGCCAACTGTGCGCAGTCCCCCTGAAAATTCAAATATTTCAGCAGTCCCCCATCCCTTTGTCATAGAACCGCCAATGACTTTGCAGACCGAATTTTACAAAAACGATTCCTTTAATTTCAACCTCCTGTTATTCGGAGATATGAATAACAACCTTCCTTATTTTATCTATGCCTTTGACCAGATGGGCAAAGCAGGTGTTGGAACAAAGATAAACGGCAGCCGGGGAAGTTTTTCCCTTAACAAGGTTATATACATGGATAAAACCATATATTCTGATATGGAAAAAAAACTTGCAATGACTCAGCCCCTTGAAAATCTCTGGAAGCATTATTCTGAAAATCTCTATAATCAGGTATCCAGGATACAACTCACCCTGGAAACACCCCTGAGATTTAAAAGAAACAACCGGCTTTCAGATGAACTGCCTTTTCATGTCTTAGTCAGGCTCATGCTCAGACGTGTATCATCCCTGATGACCTGCTATGGAAGCGGAGAACCGCTAATTGATTATAAAGAGCTTGTAAAAAAAGCAGAACATGTCCAGGTTGAAAACTCAAACTTCCAATGGTTTGACTGGCAGAGATATTCCACAAGACAGGAACAGAAAATGAGCATGGGAGGCATAGCAGGAACAGTTATTTATAAAGGCGAGCTTGACGAATTCATGCCGTTGATTGATTTCTGCACAAAAGTACATATTGGAAAACAGACTACTTTTGGTCTGGGGAAGGTTTTTGTTGAGATGGTTTGA